Part of the Crossiella cryophila genome, CGGGACGGCGAACCCGCCGAGGCCTGGCTGGTGACCGGGTACGCCGAGGTCAAACAGGTGTTGGTGGACATGCGTTTCAGCGGCGACGCGGCCACCGCGCCGGACACCCCGCGGGTCACCCCGTGGCCGTTGCGGCGCGGCATGATGCTGACCATGGACCCGCCGGAGCACACCCGGCTGCGGCGGCTGGTGGCCAAGGAGTTCACCATGCGCCGGGTGGAGAAACTCCGCCCGGACACCGAGCGGATCGTCAGCGGGTTGCTCGACGACATGGTCGCGCACGGCTCGCCCGCGGACTTCGTGCAGCACGTGGCGCTGCCGCTGCCGATCACGGTGATCTCGCACCTGCTCGGCGTGCCCAAGGAGGACGAGCACCACTTCCGGGCCTTCACCGAGGTGATGGGCGCGACCACCAAGTACACCGCGGCCCAGGTCAACCAGGCCCGCGACCAGCTCGAGGACTACCTGCGGGCGCTGATCGAACGGCGGCGCGCCGAACCCAGTGACGACCTGCTGGGCGCGCTGGTGCAGGCCCGCGACGAGGAGGACCGGCTCAGTGAGGAGGAGCTGGTCCGGGTCGGGGTGAACCTGCTGATCGCGGGGTATGAGACCACCGCGAGCCAGATCGCCAACTTCGCCTACGTGCTGCTGCAGCGGCCGGAGCTGTTCGCCCAGCTGCGCGACGACCTGGACCTGGTGCCCAGCGCGGTGGAGGAGCTGTTGCGGGCCACCCCGTTGCGCACCTCGGGCAGCTTCCCCCGGGTGGCCACCGAGGACGTGCGGATCGGCGAGGTGCTGATCAGGGCGGGCGAGACCGTGCTCATCCAGCTCGCGGTGGCCAACCGGGACCCGAAGGTCTTCACCGACCCCGATGTGGTGAAACTGGACCGCGAGCACAACCCGCACCTGGGCTTCGGGCACGGCGTGCACCACTGCCTTGGCGCGCTGCTGGCCAAGATGGAGTTGCGCCTGGTCCTGCGGCACCTGGCTGAGCGCTTTCCGGACCTGCGACTCGCCGCCCCGGCCGAAGCGATACCGTGGAAGGCCGGGCTGCTCGCACGCGGCCCGTTGTCCCTGCCGATCGCCTGGTGACGGGAGCACGTGGTGAGCACTGATCGTTGGCACGTCGAGGTTTCGCACGACTGCATCGGGTCCGGGATGTGCGCGGGCGCGGCGCCCGAGTTCTTCCGGCTGGTCGACGGTTACGCCGAACCGGTCCACACCGAGATCGACCCGGACGAGGTCGTGACCGACGCGGCCGACCAGTGCCCGGCCGAGGCGATCTCGGTGGTCGACGTGGCCTCCGGCAAGACGCTGGCGCCGGTCGACTAGATCCCGGAAGGGGTCAGACCCGGACCAGCACCTGGTCCATGGTCTTGCGCACCAGGTCGGGTACCTGCGCCTGTTCGGCCGGGTACCCGACCGGGATCACCGCGAACGCCTTCTCGTTGCGCGGCCGCCCGAGCACCTCGCCGAGGAAACGCATCGGGCTGGGGGTGTGGGTGAGCGCGGCGAGCCCGGACAGGTGCAGGGCGGTCAGCAGCATGCCGACCGCGATGCCCACCGACTCGTCGCCGTAGTAGTGCTTGTAGGAGCTGCCGTCCGCGCGCAGCCCGAAGCGCTGCTGGAACACCACGATCAGGTAAGGCGCGTCGGTCAGGTGCGGCTTGTGCGCGTCCGTGCCCAGTGGGCGCAACGCGGAGAGCCACTCCTCGCCGAGACGGCCGTCGTAGGAGACCTGTTCCTCGGCCTCCGCGGCCGCCCGGATGCGCGCCCGCACCTCGGGGTCCTCCACCAGCACGAAGGTCCACGGCTGCTGGTGCGCGCCGGAGGGCGCGGTGTTGGCCACCGCGATCGCGTTGAGCACCAGCTCCTCGGGCACCGGGTCGGGGGCGAAACTGCGCACCGTGCGCCGCTGGTCCATCCGCGCGCGCAGCTCGGCGGAGATCCGCAACGCCTCCTGGTCCGGGATCCGCGCGGGGGAGTACGGAACCGGTTGGTAGGGCTCGCCGTGCAACGGGGTCCATGTCCTCATGGCGGACAGTATTGTCCCGGCCTTCGGACGTAAGCAGGGCCGAACGAGTGAACGGAAAACTTCTCTGAAATCCGCGTCACATGTCACCCGATCGAGCGTCCCGGTGCTGCGGGCTCCCACGGGGGAGCAGCCCGCGAACCCGGCGGCCGGGACCCCCAGCCACCGCCGCCGGTTCGCGCGGAGGACCGCCGGTCGGGGAGAGCGACCGGCGGGCCTCCTGCGCGGCGGCGTGTGGCCCGGCTCTCCCGATCTGCCTTTTGTCACCCGCGCCAACTACGCTGACCTGTTATGTCCGGGCGTCGACTTGGCGTGATGGGCGGCACCTTCGATCCCGTGCATCACGGGCACCTGGTGGCCGCCAGTGAGGTGCAGGCGCGGTTCGACCTGGACGAAGTGATCTTCGTGCCGACCGGGCGACCGTGGCAGAAGGAGCACCACGTGGTCTCCTCGCCGGAGGACCGCTACCTGATGACGGTGATCGCCACCGCGTCCAACCCCCGGTTCTCGGTGAGCCGGGTGGACGTGGACCGGACCGGTCCCACCTACACCATCGACACCCTGTCCGACCTGCACAGACAGCATCCCAACGATCAGCTGTTCTTCATCACCGGCGCCGACGCGCTGGAGCAGATCCTGGGCTGGTGGCGGGCGGACGAGCTGTTCGAGCTGGCCCACTTCGTCGGCGTCACCCGGCCGGGCTACCAGCTCGACGACGACCACCTGCCGCGCGGCGCGGTCAGCCTGGTGGACGTGCCCGCGATGGCGATCTCCTCCACCGACTGCCGGGAGCGCGTGGCCAAGGGGATGCCGGTCTGGTACCTCGTGCCCGATGGTGTGGTGCAGTACATCTCCAAGCGGAACCTGTACCGCGACCCGGCGCCCTGACCGCCCGGTACCCTGAGTGACCTGTGCGGACCCCCGTAGGTCGCACGGGGAGGAGCAACGTGTCAGCGACCGAGGAGTCCCGCCGGCTGGCCCATGTCGCCGCACTCGCGGCGGCCGACAAGAAGGCCCACGACATCGTGGTGCTGGATGTGTCGACCCAGCTGGTGATCACCGACGTCTTCGTGATCGCCTCGGCGCCCAACGAGCGCCAGGTACAGGCGATCGTGGACAGCGTCGAGGAGAAGATGCGCGAGGCCGGCAGCAAGCCGGTGCGGCGGGAAGGCGCCCGCGAGGGGCGCTGGGTGCTGCTGGACTTCGTGGACCTGGTGGTGCACATCCAGCACACCGAGGAGCGTTCGTTCTACGGCCTGGAGCGGCTGTGGAAGGACTGCCCGCGGATCGAGTTCGAGGACGTCGTGGCGCACCAGCCCGAGGACGAGGACGTCCAGGCGTGACCCTGTCCCGGCTGATTCTGTGGCGGCACGGTCAGACCGGCCACAACGCCTCGGGCCGGCTGCAGGGCCAGCTCGACGTCGAGTTGAACGACATCGGACTGGCCCAGGCCCGGCAGGCCGCGCCCCTGGTGGCGGCACTGGAACCCGATCTGCTGGTCACCTCCGACTTACGCCGCGCGGCGGACACCGCGGCCGCGTTCACCGCGGTCACCGGGATGGCGCCGCGGGTGGACAAGCGACTGCGGGAGACCGACGTCGGCCAGTGGATGGGCATGTCTGGCGCGGAGGTCGAGGCCGACTGGCCGGGCGCGCTGGCGAACTGGCGGGCCGACCCGGCCTTCGCCCCACCCGGCGGCGAGACCCGCCTGGAGGTGGCCGCCCGCGCGGTCGAGGTGGTCGCCGAACTGGACCTAACCCAGGACGGCACCGCCCTGCTGTGCGCGCACGGGGGTCTCATCACCGGCCTGATCGGGCGGCTGCTGGGGCTGCCGGTGGAGCTGTGGCCGTCGCTGGGCGGCCTGAGCAACTGCCACTGGACCGTGCTGGCCAGGCGGGCCGACGACATCAGGTGGCGGTTGCTCAGTCACAACGTGGGGGCGACTGGTTGAGCCGGGGACGCCTGCTGGTCCTCGGCGACTCGCTGGCCTTCCACGGGCCGGAGTACGCCCTGCCCGCGGACGATCCCCGGCTGTGGCCCAACATCGCCGCGGCCGGGCTGGACCGCGAGGCCGAACTGGTCGCCGGGTTCGGCTGGACCGCCCGGCACGGCTGGTGGGCCCTCACCGGGGATCCGCGGGTGTGGTCGCTGCTGCCCCGCACCGACGCCCTGGTGCTGGCCCTTGGCAGCATGGACACCCTGCCCAGCCCGCTGCCCACGTACCTGCGCGAGGGCCTGCGCCACCTGCGGCCCACGCCGGTCCGGCGCTTCGCCCGCGCCCGCTACCAGGCCGCCCAGCCGCACCTGGCCCGCTTCCTGCGCGGCCGCCCGGTGGCCCTGCCGGCCCACCTCACCGTGTCCTACCTGGACCGCTGCCTGCAGGCGGTGCGCACCATCCGCCCCGACCTGCCGGTGATCGGCATGCTCCCGTCGGTGCACAACTCACCCGAGTACGGCCACGTCCACACCGGCCACGCCCCCGCGGTGGCGGCCCTGCGCACCTGGTCCGCCCGCACCCGGGTGCCGCTGCTCGACCTGCCCGCCCTGGTCCGCGCGCACATCTTCGACGGCGACGGCAACCCCGACGGCATGCACTGGGGATTTTCCGCACACGCCGAAGTCGGCACAGCGGTAGCGGACCTGCTCCGCCCGATGCTTCCGTAGGCTGCGTCCCCGTGTCCGTCGCCGTGTTCACCGACTCCACCGCGTACCTGCCGGAGGGCTTCGCGACCCGCCACGGCATCCACGAGGTGCCCCTGCACGTCACGGTGGACGGCGCCGGCGGCCTGGACGGCAAGGACATCGGCCCCAGCGAGCTGGCCGCGGCCCTGGCCGAACGCCGCACCGTCACCACCTCCCGCCCCACCCCCGCCGAGTTCGCCACCGCCTACCGCCAGGCCCTGGAAGCAGGCGCCACCGCGGTCGTCTCCATCCACCTGTCCCGCGAACTCTCCGGCACCTGGGACGCCGCCCGCCTGGCCGCGCTGGAGGTGGGCCCCGACCGGGTCCGCGTGGTCGACTCCCGCTCCACCGCGATGGGCCTGGGCTTCGCCGTACTGGCAGCCGCCAAAGCCGCCACCCGGCAAGCCACCCCCGCCGAGGTGGAAGCGGTGGCCACCCACACCGCCACCCACACCAGAACCTTCTTCTGCCTGGAAACCCTCGAACACCTCCGCCGAGGCGGCCGAATAACCCCCACAGCAGCACTGCTGGGCACCGCCCTGTCGGTAAAACCCCTGCTACACGTGGAAAACGGCCGAATCCTCCCCCTGGAGAAGGTGCGAACCACCAGCCGAGCAGTAGCCCGCCTGGTCGACCTCGCCACCGAAGCCGCGGGCCAGGGCCCGGTAGAGGTGGCGGTCCACCACCTGGGCTCCCCCCAACGCGCGGCCGAACTGGCAGGCCGCCTCGACGAACGCCTCCCCGGCTGCGACGGCTGCGTCATCTCCGAGGTAGGCGCGGTAGTAGGCGCCCACACCGGCCCCGGCGTCCTGGGCGTAGTCGTCCTCCCACACCGCCCCCGCTAACCCACCCACACTCGCCCCGGTCCCCGGTCCCCGGTCCCCGGTCCCCGGCCGCGCCGGCGCCGAGCCCTGCCTTGAGCCGTTCCGCACCTGCCCGCCTCGAACCCAGCCCCGCACCCCCGCGCGCCCAAGCCTCGTCATCCCCTTGACCCTGCACTCTCGGCCGCCCCGCCGCCCCGCCGCCCCGCCGCCCCGCCCCCGGTCGCCCTGCCGCCCCCTGGTCGCCCCGCCTCGCCGCCCTGGCCTCCGTTCGGCCGCCCCGGCCCGCCCCAGGCCCCACCTCCCCCCTCGCCCTCGCCCCCCTCGCCCTCGCCCTCGCCCTCGCCCTCGCCGAGCGCGGCACCCTACACCACCCAACCCCCACCACCTCCCCCAACAACCCCCTCAACCAGCACTTATCCACAACACCCCACCTATCCACAGCCACCCCCGCCCCAGCTACCCCACACCCCCGCCCACCCCTAGCGTCGATCCCATGTGGCGCTTCCTCACCGCGGCAACCAACACCCGACGCGACCTCGCCCGGACCCGGTTGTCCGAACTGGCCGCCGCCGCACGCGCCAGACCCGGCCCTGACCCGCCCCCCGAACTGGACGGCATCAAAGTCATCCAGCTCGACGAGTCAGGCCACCAACTGCCGGCCCGGCCGTTGTCCCGCACCCCGAAGTGGCTTTCCCGGCTCCTGCCAAGGAGTCCGCGGGGAGTCAGGTGGGACCCCGGCCGGCTGGCGGCACTGGCGGTCGCGGTCGTCGCAGTCCTGGCTGTAGCGACGACCGCACTGCTGGTGTGGCAGGACCGGCCGACCAGGGAGATGGCTCCGGAACTCTCCCCGTCGGCCGGTCCCGCCGTCCCTCCGACCACCAAACCCCCGACCACCACCGGCGCCGGCGCCACCCTGGTGGTCAGCGTGGTCGGGAGGGTGACCAAACCCGGGCTGGTCACCCTCACCGAAGGGGCCCGCGTCGCCGACGCCGTCCAGGCGGCAGGCGGCGCACACCCGAACGTCGACCTCAACGGCCTCAACATGGCCCGCCGGTTGGCGGACGGGGAGCAGGTGCACGTCGGAATAACGCCGCCACCCGAGCAGCCCCAGGACTCCCTGGGAATGCCACCCGGCGGCACCGCCAAAGTCAGCCTGAACAACGCGACCCTCGCCGCCCTGGACGCACTGCCAGGAGTAGGTCCCGTGACGGCGCAACGCATTGTCCAGTGGCGGACCAAGCACGGCCGTTTCACCTCGGTCGATCAGCTACGAGAGATCGAGGGCATCGGAGAGTCCCGCCTCGCCCGGCTCCGCGAGCTGGTGAGCCTCTGACCCAGCGCGCCAGGACCGGGCGCGCTGGGTCAGAGCATCGAGGCAAGGGGCACACATGCGGAGAACAAGTCGTCCGACGCGGCAGCTCGCCGTGGCCGACGCACGAGAAAGGGGAAAGCGTGCACCTGTATCCACGGCGAGAAGGCGCGGAAAGGAGGGAAGCGACAACAGCGCACCGCGCGAACGACTTGTTCTCCGCGAGCCACCCGAACCACCGGACTCCGAGCCAACAACACCTTCCGGCCCGGACCTCCGTCTAGTCCCCGCCGCCCTGACCACCTGGGCGGTAACCCTGCTCGGCCTCCACACAGGCTGGCTCCCCGCCACCCTGGCCGCCGCGTTGCTCACCGCAACCGCGGCCACCGCCGCATGCCTCCTGCTCCGCCCCCACCCCAAACCCACCCACCCAACACCCACCCCACCCCCATCACCACCGGTCCACTCACCCCAAACCCCTGCCCCCCAACCCCTTTCACTCCTCCCACCCCAAACTCCCACACTCGAAACATCCCCCCTGCAAACCACCATCCCTCGAATCTCCCCACCCGAAACACCCGCCCCTCGACCCGCCACATCCCAAACGCCCGCACCCCAAACGTGCACCCCCGAACCATCCCCGCCACAACCATCCGCCCCACAACCATCCGCCCCACAAACCGCCCCGCCGCGGTCCTCCCCACCGCAGCCCTTCGCTCCACAAGCCTCCGCCCAGCAGCCTTCCGCCCCGCAAGTCTCTGTCCCGCAAGCCTCCCCACCACAAGCCCCCGCCCCTCAACTCACCCCACCCGAGACGCCCGCCCCTCAAACTTCCCCATCCCAAACCTCCGCCCCCCAAACCTCCTCGCCGGGAACCCCGCCCCGCCCTCACCAACGCCCCCACCTCGATCTCCTTCCCCACCAACGCCCCCATCCCCATTCCCTTCCCCACCAACGTTCCCGACGCCACCGCCTGGCCGCCGCAGTCCTCACCGCCTGCGCCCTGTCCGGAGCCGCGGCCATCGGCATCGCCCTCAAAACCCACGCCGCCACAACACATCCCCTGCACGCAGCCGCCGAACGAGGCGCCACCGCGACCCTTACCGGCGTGGTCACCGGCGACCCCCGCCCCATGCGCACCCCGGCCTACGGCGGCCGCCCCGCCAACAGCAACGGCACCGTCCTCACCCTCGCCCTCGACACCGCCCACACCACCGGCGACACCATGTCCGTCGGCGGCACGGTCCTCCTGCTCGCCATGCACGAGTCCTGGTCCGACATCTCACCCGGCCAACGCCTCCGCACCACCGGAAAACTCGCCCCAGCCCACCCCGGCGACCTGACCGTCGCCGCCCTCCGCGTCCACAACGCGCCCGAACTCCTTGGCACACCACCGTTCTGGCAACGCGCCGCCACTCACATCCGCGCCGGCCTCCGCCAAGCCAGCGCAGTCCTCCCCACCGACCAGGCCGGTCTGCTGCCCTCCCTGGTCGTCGGCGACACCACCACCCTGGCTCCCCGCGTCATCGCCGACTTCCGCACCGCGGGCCTGGCGCATCTACTCGCCGTCAGCGGTACCAACCTCGCGATCGTCTGCGGCGCGGTCCTCCTGCTGTGCCGGGCAGTCCGCACCGGTCCGCGCACCGCGACGGCGGTGGCCGCCTTGGCACTACTCGGATTCGTCATCCTGGCCCGGCCACAACCGAGCGTCCTGCGCGCGGCGGTCATGGCCGCCATCGCCCTGTACGCACTGACCACCGGCCGCGACCGAGCCGCGATCCCCGCCCTGGCCGGTACCGTCACGATCCTGCTGCTCGCCGATCCGGAACTGGCCGGTGACCTGGGCTTCGTCCTGTCCGTGCTGGCCACCGCGGCGCTGGTGCTCCTGGCCCCACGCTGGTCCGACGCCCTGCGCCGCCGACACGTCCCTGGTGGTCTGGCCGAAGCCCTGGCCATCCCCGCCGCCGCGCACCTGTTCACCGCCCCCGTGGTGGTCGGCATGACCGGCGAACTCAGCCTCACCGCCATCCTCGCCAACCTGCTCGCCGCCCCGGTGGTCGCCCTGGCCACTGTGCTCGGCGTGCTGGCAGCCGTCCTGTCGGTGATCCACCCCGGCACGGCCGAACTCCTGGTCCACCTCACCGGACCGGCGATGTGGTGGCTGGTCACGGTCGCGCACCAGGCCGCAGCCATCCCGATGGCCACCCTGCCCTGGCCCAGTGGACTCGGCGGCGGCTTCCTGCTCATCGGCGTCCTGATCGTCCTCGCCCTGGTCCTACGCCAACGCCGCTTCCGCGCCCTGCTCATCGCGGCGATCCTGCTCGCGCTCCTGGTCCTCGTCCCGATCCGAGCCCTGCGTCCCGGCTGGCCACTACCGGACTGGGCCGTGGTCGCCTGCGATGTGGATCAAGGTGACGCCATCGTCCTGTCCACCGCCGAACCCGGTCGCGCGGTCCTCGTCGACACCGGCCCGGACCCGATCGCCATCACCAACTGCCTCCGGGACCTGGACATCGACCGGATCGCGCTACTCGTCCTCACCCACCTGCACGCCGATCACATCGGCGGCCTGGCCGAGGTACTCGCCGGGCACCAGGTCGGCGCGGTGGCGATCAGCCCCGTCCAGCAACCACCTTGGGCCATCAAGGAAATCCGCCGCGCCACCGAGTCCGCGGGCGTCCCCCTGACCGAACTCCGCCCCGGCACCAGCACCACCTGGCCCGGCCTGACCATCGACATCCTCGGCCCCCGCAGCCCAGCGGCCCTGGGCGCCACCGGCGAACGCGTCGGCGGCACGGCCCTGAACGACGCCTCCGTGGTCATCCGGGCCCACACCACCGCGGGCCGGGTCCTGCTCACCGGCGACATCGAACTGGCCGGCCAGGCAGACCTGTTGGCGGACAAGGGATCCGAGCTAGCGGCCGACATCCTCAAGGTCCCCCACCACGGCTCCCGCTACAGCCTGCCCAGATTCCTGGCCACCGTCCGCCCCCGGATCGCCCTGATCAGCGTCGGCGCCGGCAACGACTACGGCCACCCCAGCCCCCTGATCCTGGAAACCCTCCGCGCCCAGGGAACCCACATCCTCCGCACCGACCAGGACGGCGACCTGGCCATCGCCCCCAGCCCTCACGGCCCGGTGATCTCCCGCCACGGCAAACAAGAATCCCGGACAGCACGATGACTCCCCAGAACCCTGTCACCCGCCACAAACACGTCCGGCGTGTCACCCGGTCGCAAGAGACCAGGTGACACGCCGGAAGGCGGAGCTTGGGGTCAGAGGCCGAGGGCCTCGCGGACCGCGGCGGCTGACGGGGGAACGGTGGCGCGCGGGCCGATCCGGTCCTGCACCGCGTCCAGGGTCTTGAGGCCGTCGCCGGTGATCAGCAGGACGGTTTCGGCGTCCGGGTCGAGCTGGCCGGTCTCGATGAGCTTCTTGGCCGTCGCGACGGTCACGCCGCCCGCGGTCTCGGCGAAGATGCCCTCGGTGCGGGCGAGCAGCCGGATGCCCTCGACCACCTCTTCATCGGAGACGTTCTCGATGGAGCCGTTGGTGCGGCGGACGGTGTCGAGCACGTACGGGCCGTCGGCGGGGGCGCCGATGGCCAGGGAACGGGCGATGGTGTCCGGCTTGACCGGGGTCACCACGTCGTGGCCTGCCTTGAAGGCGGCGGCGACGGGGGAGCAGCCGGTGGCCTGGGCGCCGAAGACGCGGTACGGGGACTGCTCGACCAGGCCCAGTTCGCCCAGTTCGCGGAAGCCCTTGTCGACCTTGGTGAGCTGGGAGCCGGAGGCGATCGGCACCACGATCTGGTCCGGCAGCCGCCAGCCGAGCTGCTCGGCGACCTCGTAGCCCAGGGTCTTGGAGCCCTCGGCGTAGTAGGGCCGGACGTTGACGTTGACGAACGCCCAGTCCTCGTGGTCCGCGGCCAGTTCGGTGGCCAGGCGGTTCACGTCGTCGTAGTTGCCGTCGACGGCGATCAGGGCGCCGTCGTACACGGCGGTGGTGAGGATCTTGGCCCGTTCCAGCGAGGACGGGATCAGCACGACCGACTCCCAGCCGGCGCGAGCGGCGGCCGCGGCGACGGCGTTGGCCAGGTTGCCGGTGGAGGGGCAGGCCAGGACCTTGAAGCCCAGCTCGCGGGCGGCGGCCAGGGCCACCGCGACCACGCGGTCCTTGAACGAGTGGGTGGGGTTGCCGGTGTCGTCCTTCACCCAGATCCGGCGGACGCCCAGTGCCTTGGCCAGGCGGTCCGCGCGGACCAGCCTGGTACAGCCGGGGTCGGTGTTCGGGTGGGCGTCCACAGTGGACGGCACGGGGAGCAGGTTGCGGTAGCGCCAGATCGACTGCGGGCCGGCTTCGATGTCCTCCCGGCGGACGGTCCCGAAGTCGTAGCCGACCTCAAGGGGACCGAAACACTCGGAACAGGCGAACTCGGCGGCGAGTGGGACCTGGTGGCCGCACTCCCGACAGACCAGGCTGCGCGCCGGGCCGAGGTCAAGGGTCTGCTGGGCGCTGTTGGGCGCCTCGATGGTCGTCATCGCGAGGTCTCTCCTCATCTTTCCCGCTGGCGCGGGGCGGATTTGGCACCGTGTTCACCTGCTCCCTCGCGGAATACGCGTCGAGCCTGTGCCGGTTGCCGGGGTGTCGTAGGGCCGATCCCTCTACCCCTCTGGATGAGCTGTATTCAGTTGTCTGCGACTCACCGTACGGCACGGTCGCCACTGAGAGCTACCGTCAGCCCAGTATGCGGGAGCCCGCGGGGCTGTCAGACCCCCGTGAAAGGATTGCCGACGTGAGCGCCCCAGCCGTCACCCCGGAGCCACTGCATCTGGTGATCGGGGAAGAGGAACTGCTGGTCGAGCGGGCCGTCAAGGCGTCTCTGGACGCCGCGCGGCTGGCCGATCCGCAGACCGAGCTGAGCAAGGTCCGGGTGACCGACCTCACCCCGCCGGAGCTGATCGAACTGGTGAGTCCGTCCCTGTTCGCCGAGGGCCGGGTCATCGTGCTGGAGGCCGCCCAGGAGGCGGGCAAGGAGATCGCGGAGGCGATCGGCGCCTACTGCAAAGCGCCCAGCGAGGGCGTTGTGCTGGTGGTCGTGCACAGCGGCGGCGGCCGGGGCAAGCTCGCCAAGGAACTGCCGGACGCGTTGCGCAAGGCCGGCGCCAAGGTCACTACCTGCGGGAAGCTGAGCAAGCCTGGCGAGCGCGAGTCCTTCGTCAAGGAGGAGTTCCGCCGGGCCGGTGGCCGGGTCGACCCGGCAGGCCTGGCCGCGCTGATCGAGACCGTGGGCTCGGACCTGCGAGAACTGGCCGCCGCCGCCTCGCAACTGGTGGCCGACACCGGCGGCCAGGTCGACGAGCAGGCGGTGCGCCGCTACCACCGCGGCCGGGCCGAGGTGACCGGGTTCGTGGTCGCGGAGAAGGCGGTGACCGGCGACCGCGCCGGGGCGCTGGAGGCATTGCGCTGGGCACTGCAGACCGGCGTGCCGCACGTGCTGATCGCGGACGCCCTGGCCGACGCGGTCCGCACCATCGCCAGGGTGACCGCCGGCGGCCGGGCCGACCCGTTCGCGCTGGCCGGTCAGTTGGGCATGCCGCCGTGGAAGGTCAAGAAGGCCCTGGCCCAGTCCCGCGGCTGGGAACCAGAAGGACTCGCCGAGGCCATGAACCTGGTGGCCAGGCTAAACGCGGATGTGAAGGGCGTCGCCGCCGACGGCGGTTACGCACTGGAGCGAGCGGTGCTGAGGTTGATCCTGGTTCGGCGAGGTCGCTGAGCCGGCAGTGAGGCCAGGCCGCGGACTCGACCCCGGCCCCGGTCTGGCCGGGGCCTTGGACTTGGTGCCAGTCCTAGGACCTGGCACCAGCCCTAAGGCTGATCCGAGTGCTGGGCCTGGGCCCGGAGTCGGAG contains:
- the holA gene encoding DNA polymerase III subunit delta — its product is MSAPAVTPEPLHLVIGEEELLVERAVKASLDAARLADPQTELSKVRVTDLTPPELIELVSPSLFAEGRVIVLEAAQEAGKEIAEAIGAYCKAPSEGVVLVVVHSGGGRGKLAKELPDALRKAGAKVTTCGKLSKPGERESFVKEEFRRAGGRVDPAGLAALIETVGSDLRELAAAASQLVADTGGQVDEQAVRRYHRGRAEVTGFVVAEKAVTGDRAGALEALRWALQTGVPHVLIADALADAVRTIARVTAGGRADPFALAGQLGMPPWKVKKALAQSRGWEPEGLAEAMNLVARLNADVKGVAADGGYALERAVLRLILVRRGR
- the thrC gene encoding threonine synthase, coding for MTTIEAPNSAQQTLDLGPARSLVCRECGHQVPLAAEFACSECFGPLEVGYDFGTVRREDIEAGPQSIWRYRNLLPVPSTVDAHPNTDPGCTRLVRADRLAKALGVRRIWVKDDTGNPTHSFKDRVVAVALAAARELGFKVLACPSTGNLANAVAAAAARAGWESVVLIPSSLERAKILTTAVYDGALIAVDGNYDDVNRLATELAADHEDWAFVNVNVRPYYAEGSKTLGYEVAEQLGWRLPDQIVVPIASGSQLTKVDKGFRELGELGLVEQSPYRVFGAQATGCSPVAAAFKAGHDVVTPVKPDTIARSLAIGAPADGPYVLDTVRRTNGSIENVSDEEVVEGIRLLARTEGIFAETAGGVTVATAKKLIETGQLDPDAETVLLITGDGLKTLDAVQDRIGPRATVPPSAAAVREALGL